TTCCAGCGCGACGCCCTTTCCTCATCACCATGCGAAATTGTTGGGAAGAGTTAAGTTTATGTTGCGCTGGAAGCACTGTTGCTTACACCTTTTAAAGTGGTGACGCTAAAAATTACGCGGTCAGCTTTGCGCGACCCTTGCGACGACGAGCCGCAACAATTGCACGACCTGCACGGGTACGCATACGAAGACGGAAGCCGTGAACACGTGCACGACGACGGTTGTTCGGCTGGA
Above is a genomic segment from Corynebacterium suranareeae containing:
- the rpmH gene encoding 50S ribosomal protein L34 gives rise to the protein MAKGKRTFQPNNRRRARVHGFRLRMRTRAGRAIVAARRRKGRAKLTA